tgacactacaagaaaaatcaCTTTTAGCGGCCATTTATTTTGCTTTTAACGGCAATAAAAATAGCCGTTAATACATTTACCGGCAATTAGACATTAGCCGTCTTATACTTCGTCGCTAAAAGACTTTAGCGGCAATTATAACTTTTGCCAATAAAGACCTTTTTAATGGCcgcaaaaaatatataacttaTAGCGGCCATTTTCTTGGCAATTTATATAGCCACCAAAAGTAATTCTAAGATTGCAATATTATTCACTTTTAGTGGCTATTACTATTGCCGCTAAAATCttaaaacttttttaattatatccactcttttaaaaataaaaacctatctttttttaattttaaattatttttattaacaattattattattgtacataatataaatatgctaaaattaatcattataaaataaaataaatttaaaatatttatacacaaatttctcttaaaaaataataaaatataatacaaaTTTAACCAACATAAATATTATATGTCTATGTTACACCAATTATTAGTACATAgctaatgataaaaaataattgagtaTTTTATATCATGATCATGATAAATACTAGAAATGCAGATCCTAGTGGCATTACAAataccaacaacaacaatgtcTCTCAATCTTCTTTAAAGCTTCCCTCAGCAACTTTGACCGCAAAATTGCACAGATGCTACATGGCTTCTTTGCAATTAACTCGGCAACCTTCTTCACAACAAGATCCTCAAAGGGTAGTAGTGCCcaataataatgataatcaTAATAATAGCATTAATAGTAACTACTCCAAAGTGCAAATTAGTGATAAGGGTGATTTAATTGTCATAATAAAAGAGAACACATGATGAGAAAGAGGTGAAACAAGATTCGGAGCCAAATTGGATTGTCAAAAAAGTTAAGGTTATGGATAAAATTGGTCTGCAGTTCAAGCCACTTGAAGAAGATCATATTGACCAAATGATTGAGGAGCTTCTTCATTATGGCTCTATTGAACTTTGTTCTGTTTTTTCACACCAAGATATTTAATTTAGTAAACACTAATCAAGCTATGttatttctatttattttatcttgtatattaaattgatatatttttatatcaCTGAGTGATATATGAGATTTATATAGTGTAGTAAATGAGTTTTTAGAAAACTTGCTCTGCCCTTTCTAGTAAATGAGTATTTTTACCCAATGCATGAAACTAGTACATATTGGAGACAGAAACAAAAACACAATTTCTATGTAACACTTGACAAGAACACACTAACACAACCAaaacaaaacaacaaaaatgttAGTATGTTAGCATGTTACCCTGCATATGGTTTGAAATCCCGGAAGGATTTAAAAGTGACTTGACTTGAAAGAAGTTGGCACCATTGAACAATCCTCCTAAGCCTTTCATGCAGCATTCTCTTGCCATTGCCATCCTCAGCCTCTGATGGCAAAAAGCTTGATCTGAAATAAAACATTTTCTTAATTAGTTTTGTTGCATTGCATATTGAGAAAAATTCAacatttcctttttttttcagcTCCATTGAACTCAAAGGCAATTAATAGTGCCTAGAGAACTCACTGTCCACACAAAACAAACATAAACTAAATTTTCATTTCACATTTAAGTAGTGAATTACAATAAATATAGTTCTCAAATTAACACAGTTGACAGAGTGAGGGAAAAGGACGCAAAATCTGGCGATGAGACCATACATGATAGTGCTTGGCGTCAATAGAAAGTACCTTCTTGGTGAATTGAAGTTCAATGTTTCTAGCATCAGGCCCTAGTTTCTCAGCAACCCATCATCTATAATGCCTACAAACATCTGCCATCAACATCAATTCTTGTAAATTCTTGGAGCAATGTGAGATCCAAAAACTagtcaaaataaaataagtaataattTGGAGATCACAGAAACAGTTTAGCCTACATACGAAGTTCTATGATTAGAAAATCACATAATTGAAAAAGTCTAAGCAAAAATGGAATGCATTTGTAGGTGCAATAAGGTGAGACTAGTCTCATGCTTTTGGAGTTGTTCCGTACCCATTCAACCAAACTCCACTCATTTCGCGGTCTGTGGATATTGAGAGGCTCCCGGCCACTCACAATTTCAAGAAGAACCACACTAAAGCTGAAGACATCACTCTTTGCAAATAATTGCTGGGTTGTGTAGTACCTGCATAGATCTTCTAATGTAACTGCCCAAGTGCATGCCCATACATGAAAAGCTAgaacatatatatagatattgTGAAATCATTgccatctttttttctttttaatttttaggatATGTTATGTGAGATTGTGTGGCTCGCAGAATATTTTCATATCCTAAGAATTTTACTCtaggaattttgcataaaaaaatatacaaatattcTGCCAATCATATGTCTCCTAAATGCTATATATTGTGCATTTGTGTCTAAGTTTTTAGAATAGTTTGATAATTTTTCCACGTTTTCAACTTCAAGAGGCATGCTTGTTAAAGAAGACAGATATGTAATCTATAAACTATAATCATTTTGAACAAACGCGTAAtgttaaaagaaaattattctATATACGTGATTTACTCTTTCATGTTATAATAATTAAAGAGTTTATAGGTCAGATGGTGCAATGGAAGGCTGTTTCTACTTTTATTATCGGACATTTTATCATTGAATTATTGAGATTTATACTTGTGTTAAAATTTGGAAAAGAAAGCTCTAGTCATTCTGAAATCTATACTTATTTGAACATGAtaatctattaaaaaaataaagaaataaaatatttgctacagactcttgcttgtATGTAGTGCAAAAATTGTGCATCACATATTCTTACCACATTTTGGGTGAACCACTAGATTAAGTTTAATAACTAGTTCTCCATATTTAAAGAAAAACTCCTAACAACTAGATTACAACAATTTTCACGCCTGATATGACCCGTGATAACACAGAATGCAGCAGAAATAAATATTTTGCTCCCAAAGTTACTAAGAGATCAGTATAATAAATTAAGGCAAAATCCTAGAAGTGCACTTACTCAGGGTCAAGATATCCTGCAGTTCCTTTTACTTCAAGCGAAACAGCACTGTCTCCTTCCTGTGGAGCATATTTTGAAAAACCAAAATCTGCAACCTTAGCACACATGCTGTGATCCAAAAGTATATTACTTGATTTCATATCCCTGTGAATTACAGATCGCTCAAGGAACGAGTGCAAATATGCCAAATCTGTTCAACCAGAAATCTAGTAAATATTCCTGTGGTCCCAACATCTTGTATAGTAAAGCAAGAACACTCCACATTCTTCAGCTCCCATTACTTTATAAGTTTATGACATATGAAAgcagaaaaaagaaaaggataggAACTTACTACACTTGGAGAAGACTTCCAATTGCAATTACATTTATTATGTTAATAATATTTAAGAACTATTTTACCTATCTGCATCCGAAGAACGTTGCTGAAAACAAGCCCAACAACCCCCTGTAGCAATTCAAATTAATCGAATTAAACAACTAATTAATTTCTAACCAAGAACAAATTCACCATAAATTCAGAGCTAACCgactataaaaaaaaaaaaagcaaagatATAACTTCTCAAaaactatatattttttcttctttttttttttttgttataaatacaaacacaaaattgaaattgaactGAAGTATTACCTTGTAACCGGATCTTAAATCCATCTTCATGGATCACAGAGTTTACCAGAAACTAATTCAATACACAATGATGATTGAAGATTGAGGATTTATTAGAACCCTAGAAGAATTCGATTTTGTTCATGCTCATGGAGCACACACACATTTATGCAAGCATCTCGAGTGCAAATGGAAAATTGGAGAGTAGAAGCTGAAACTCACCATATCTGATAGTTTTTGGAGTTATTGGCGGCTATACACTCAACAAATTCCAATTCGTCATGCAATTCAACTTTCAGCGACTCCAGCAACAACCGTCGAAAATGCCACACCTGCAAAAATATGAACAAAAATTAAGTTACTCCGTTCCGTAGTAAACAAAATTAGAGATCTCATAATCGGAGAAATTGAAGATAAAAACCTTAATAAAAAACAATCAGAGCGGTTAAAGTGACATTGAGACCGAAATCGAGATCTGAAGATTGTATGAGCGCGCAAGACCGTGAGATTAGCGACAGTGCATGTGGCGGAAGTGAGAATCTGATCAATAACCTCTCCAACCTCCGCGTCGGACTCCCCTGCCACCATTAACGATGGTTTAGAAGATGAAAGTGCTGTAGGGGGGAAGATGAAAATATGAAGAATGATCAATTTGAATGAGTGTGAATGATTGAAGGATGATGGACGGTCGTCGGCTATGGTAAGGCCTACGGCGGTGGTGGGCGATGGAGGGAAGAGGTTGAGGAGTTTCTCTCGTTTGGTTACGTGGGACAATTTCTGAGTCAACTGAATTAGGAAGAtgagacaaaaaatataataaaaaattaatggcAATATTGATAATGGCCACTATTGATTTAGAGAGAATATGattaaaagtatgaaaaataataatttaatggCAATAGTGGTAATTGTcactataatatatataataacggTAATTATATAATTGCCACAATAACATAGCttaaacaagagaaatattggttattatattattgggtctaattcaaaattttaaggTGTCAAGTAAatgggtctctcatcttataaactcctcactcttCCATACTTTTTTTGATATGGGACTAATTTCAACACTCCTCACACTTGCAACATTAACACTACTCTGAGTTTGCTCTTCAACCACTTGAAGGTGACAGCAGTGAGGGATTTGGTCAAAATATCTGTGATTTGCTCACTTCTTGGAATGTGGATCACATACAATAACTTTTTGGTAAGCTTATGCCAAATTACTTGAATATCTAGCTGAAAATGTTTTGTCTTGTCATGTAACACTGGATTATAAACTAAAAGAAATGTGCTCATATTATCACACAAAATTGAAGGGGGTTTGAAACTTTATTCCAAGTTCTATCAACAGATTTGTGAGCTAGCAAATGTTCCTTTTAGTAGAAGATTTAGAGATTGTGTTTCGTTTCTTGTATGACTAGGTAATTAAGTtagtttttaaatatataaaataccCAAAAATTTATTTCCGTTCTTCGAGGTCAGCTGCCCAATCAAAATATGAAAACCTATATAATATATAGTCATTGCATACATGAAAAATTAACCCATGAGTCTTTGTCCCTTGCAAGTAGCGTAAAATTCGTTTAACAGTCTTCCGATGAGATACTAGTGGCTTGTGCATAACAGTAGTTGAAAGGAGGAGACCGTTGGAGTGAGCATGGGAGCAGCTCCTTGCCTGCCAACTTTAAATAACAAATTGATAATGTATCTTTTTTGAGATAAATGTAGTTGTCCTGGAGTGTAAGACTtcaatatctaaaaaataacttaaataccCAAGATCTTTAGGAGAAAAAATATTATGCAGCTTTTGTATCACGTTAGATATAGCATGAGAATCACTACTTATAAGTATAATATCATCaacataacaaaataaattCATAACATATTGTCATCATTTCTAACAAAAAGAGAAGTATCTGATTTTGTAAAGTAAAAGCTTAATTTTTGTAGAGTATGACTAAGTTTCAAAAACTACTCTCGTGTGTGCTTGTTTGAGGCCATAAAGGCTCTTATTTAGTTCACAAACAATGGCTGATGTACCTTAAACAAGTCTTAAAGTAGGGGTGTTCATGAATCGGATTCGATCCGCATATCTGCGGTATTTATTCGAATCCGATCCAAAAATTGCAGATATGGATCCGATCCGCACACTAATAGGAGCGGATTACGAATTTTGTGTAGGTATATGCATATCCGATCCGCATATCCGTGTAtctgtaaaaataaaaaaataaataagtaaatattatttttatatttttttcaactaatgattatcatatatgttgtattattttaatttattatttaaaaaaatatgtttaatattattttaagagcaacatatttaaaagaatataaaaataaattttattgatattttttaattaaaataaccttttaattcaattttttgtaatataatCTAATTTCTTTAACTTAAAAATCTaacaatataatttatattattccatacttttaaaaattgataattaattgataacaaaaaaattaaattttgataatctTCTAACATTATTCCTCTCTAATATTATCCAACTATTTATACAAAAATGAactgatttttttaaaacaattagtgTTTCGGTCTTATAGTATTTGTTTAACTTTGTTTTcctttttgaaaaat
The genomic region above belongs to Arachis stenosperma cultivar V10309 chromosome 5, arast.V10309.gnm1.PFL2, whole genome shotgun sequence and contains:
- the LOC130981807 gene encoding nodulation receptor kinase-like translates to MGVVGLVFSNVLRMQIDLAYLHSFLERSVIHRDMKSSNILLDHSMCAKVADFGFSKYAPQEGDSAVSLEVKGTAGYLDPEYYTTQQLFAKSDVFSFSVVLLEIVSGREPLNIHRPRNEWSLVEWMFVGIIDDGLLRN